A single genomic interval of Camelina sativa cultivar DH55 chromosome 11, Cs, whole genome shotgun sequence harbors:
- the LOC104728972 gene encoding exocyst complex component EXO70B1-like, with translation MAENGEEKLLAVARHIAKTLGHNESMADDILQIFSNFDGRFSREKLAEGQAGEDGSGVAVLERALNSIDVQISRFVAADQPIWADPSDSAAFLDTIDELVAIIREWSPMASEKPIGVCLARADDMMQQAMFRIEEEFRSLMERGAESFGLNPQGDAGATMNHRFDSEEEDDDDRDFHNGDDVQIPVAQPLTDYDLIIDALPSATINDLHEMAKRMLGAGFGKSCSHVYSACRREFLEESMSRLGLQKLSIEEVHKMPWQELEDEIDRWIKAANVALRILFPSERRLCDRVFFGFSSAADLSFMEVCRGSTIQLLNFADAIAIGSRSPERLFKVLDVFETMRDLMPEFESVSDS, from the coding sequence ATGGCGGAGAATGGTGAAGAGAAGTTACTTGCTGTAGCCCGTCACATAGCCAAAACACTTGGCCATAACGAATCCATGGCCGATGATATCTTACAGATCTTCTCCAACTTCGACGGCAGGTTTTCCCGCGAAAAGCTCGCCGAAGGTCAAGCTGGAGAAGATGGATCCGGAGTCGCTGTACTCGAACGAGCTCTCAATTCCATAGACGTTCAGATCTCTCGCTTCGTTGCCGCGGATCAACCTATCTGGGCTGATCCTTCCGATTCAGCTGCTTTTCTCGACACGATCGATGAGTTAGTTGCTATCATCAGAGAGTGGAGTCCCATGGCTTCTGAGAAACCAATCGGCGTCTGTCTAGCACGCGCCGACGATATGATGCAGCAAGCTATGTTCCGCATCGAAGAAGAGTTCAGGTCGCTTATGGAGCGAGGAGCTGAGTCTTTCGGACTTAATCCTCAGGGAGACGCTGGTGCGACGATGAACCATCGTTTCGactctgaggaagaagatgacgacgACAGAGATTTCCACAACGGTGACGATGTCCAGATCCCAGTGGCGCAGCCACTCACTGACTACGATCTTATCATCGATGCTCTCCCCTCGGCGACTATCAACGATCTTCACGAGATGGCTAAGCGTATGCTTGGCGCTGGTTTTGGTAAGTCGTGCTCTCATGTTTACAGTGCTTGTAGGAGAGAGTTTTTAGAAGAAAGCATGTCGAGGTTAGGTTTACAGAAGCTGAGTATTGAAGAAGTTCATAAGATGCCTTGGCAGGAGCTTGAGGATGAGATTGATAGGTGGATCAAAGCTGCTAACGTCGCTCTTCGGATCCTTTTTCCTAGTGAACGTAGACTCTGTGACCGTGTCTTCTTTGGTTTCTCCTCTGCTGCTGATCTCTCGTTTATGGAGGTATGTCGTGGCTCTACCATTCAGCTTCTGAATTTCGCGGATGCTATTGCTATAGGAAGCAGATCACCTGAGAGATTGTTTAAAGTGCTTGACGTGTTCGAGACGATGAGGGATTTGATGCCTGAGTTCGAGTCTGT
- the LOC104726414 gene encoding sorting nexin 2A: MMGSENADGFEETNLNAQREEMENLDLGVDGDAGGDDPLKKSVVNGDTSNSGYRSAMSTVSNVRDPLSPPPTVMIPADSDPLLAPPSSYEDFRSFGSKPISSDNSYIEPPSYADVIFSPFDENSDSEINGAEDSSLHSQFSDSLSRSPSSSSDYIKITVSNPQKEQETSNSIVGGNTYITYQITTRTNLPDFGGQSEFSVRRRFRDVVTLADRLAESYRGFCIPPRPDKSVVESQVMQKQEFVEQRRVALEKYLRRLSAHPVIRNSDELKAFLQVQGKLPLQLSTDVASRMLDGAVKLPKQLFGEGGASAVPVHEVVQPAKGGRDLLRLFKELRQSVSNDWGGAKPPVVEEDKEFLEKKEKMHDLEQQIINASQQAESLVKAQQDMGETMGELGLAFIKLTKFENEEAASNAQRIRANDMKNLATAAVKASRFYRELNSQTVKHLDTLHEYLGMMMAVQGAFADRSSALLTVQTLLSELPSLQARVEKLEAASSKVFGGDKSRIRKIEELKETIKVTEDAKNVAIREYERIKENNRSEVERLDKERRADFMNMMKGFVVNQVGYAEKMGNVWAKVAEETSQYDREKQSS, from the exons ATGATGGGCTCGGAGAATGCCGATGGATTCGAAGAGACCAATCTCAATGCGCAGAGAGAGGAAATGGAGAATCTCGACCTCGGAGTAGATGGCGACGCCGGCGGTGATGATCCTCTAAAGAAAAGCGTTGTCAACGGTGATACATCGAACTCTGGCTATCGTAGCGCTATGTCAACAGTCTCCAACGTGCGTGACCCGCTCTCGCCGCCACCAACTGTCATGATTCCGGCTGATTCTGATCCACTCCTTGCGCCGCCGTCGTCTTATGAAGATTTCCGCAGTTTCGGTTCTAAGCCGATCAGCAGCGATAACTCCTACATCGAGCCTCCATCTTATGCAGATGTTATCTTTAGTCCCTTTGATGAGAACTCGGATAGTGAGATTAACGGAGCAGAGGATAGTAGTCTTCATAGTCAATTCTCAGATTCACTATCGAGATCTCCTTCTTCAAGCTCGGATTACATCAAGATCACTGTATCGAACCCTCAGAAAGAGCAGGAGACTTCAAATTCAATTGTTGGAGGAAACACTTACATCACTTACCAAATTACGACCAGAACGAATCTCCCTGACTTTGGCGGCCAATCGGAGTTCAGCGTGCGAAGAAGATTCAGAGATGTTGTCACATTGGCAGATCGATTGGCTGAGTCGTATAGAGGGTTCTGCATACCACCGCGTCCGGATAAGAGCGTCGTAGAGAGCCAAGTAATGCAGAAACAAGAGTTTGTGGAGCAGAGAAGAGTTGCGTTGGAGAAATACTTGCGCAGGCTAAGTGCACACCCTGTGATCAGGAACAGTGACGAGTTGAAAGCATTCCTTCAGGTGCAAGGGAAGTTGCCATTACAATTGAGCACTGATGTGGCCTCTAGGATGTTGGATGGCGCGGTGAAGCTTCCAAAACAGTTGTTTGGTGAAGGCGGAGCCTCTGCAGTGCCAGTGCATGAGGTGGTTCAGCCTGCAAAAGGAGGTAGGGATCTGCTGAGATTATTCAAGGAGCTGAGGCAATCAGTGTCTAATGACTGGGGTGGAGCAAAACCACCAGTtgttgaagaagataaagaattcttggaaaagaaggagaagatgcaTGATCTTGAGCAACAAATTATCAATGCCTCACAGCAG GCGGAATCCCTTGTGAAGGCACAGCAAGACATGGGGGAAACCATGGGTGAACTGGGATTAGCATTCATTAAGCTTACCAAGTTCGAGAACGAAGAAGCTGCTTCCAACGCCCAAAGAATCCGTGCTAATGATATGAAGAATTTAGCCACTGCGGCTGTAAAAGCAAGCAGATTTTATAGGGAGTTGAATTCCCAGACTGTCAAACATTTG GACACACTCCATGAGTACCTTGGCATGATGATGGCTGTCCAAGGCGCATTTGCAGACAGATCTAGTGCTTTACTGACAGTGCAAACTCTTTTATCAGAGCTTCCTTCGCTGCAAGCAAGAGTTGAAAAGCTAGAGGCCGCATCTTCAAAGGTTTTTGGCGGTGACAAATCAAGGATCCGGAAAATAGAAGAGTTAAAAGAAACCATCAAGGTCACTGAGGACGCAAAAAATGTTGCCATCAGAGAGTATGAGCGGATCAAG GAAAACAATCGATCTGAGGTTGAGAGGTTGGACAAAGAAAGGCGTGCAGACTTCATGAACATGATGAAGGGTTTTGTTGTTAACCAG GTTGGATACGCAGAAAAAATGGGCAACGTCTGGGCTAAGGTTGCAGAAGAGACCAGCCAATACGATAGAGAGAAGCAGAGCAGCTAA